The genomic stretch ACGGTTGATCTTACAGGAAGGTCCAGGCAAAGATACCATCATTTGCTGCACAGAATCTTTCTGTTGAGAATCCATTTCATTCTCACCAATGCTTGAGACAATCTTCAGTAATGGTTTCTTGAAACCCAAGAGCTGTTGATACCTTCGATGAGAATTTTCTGATTCAGACTCTATTGCAGTTAGTCCTCTTTTCATATCGTCATCATTTTCCATGCTGTCAAAAGTAAAGCTTGGCTTCGCCATGAAGTTGAATTCAAAGCGACCATATTTGCTGAAACCACACTCATTGCACAGAAATGAGTCCAGATTCTCATAATTAATATTACGGCATTGCCTGCATTGATAAGCATTCTCATGGCAGTTGCCACAGATTCCATGTTTGTCAGTCACAGGTCTACTACATCGTGGACATTGCAGAGGTTCGAGAGATAATGCTTGAAGATTTTCATAGAAAGAATCCAACTCAATCATAAAATTACATGCCGTTATGGGAACTGGAAAGTCCATTTTGAGTTCTGTCTGATTGAAAGCAAGATGGCATACCTTTGCCCTCTTCCACAAAGACCAGTTATTTTTCAATTCTGACAAATCAGCTACAGGTCTATTGTTGTAGTACAAATTTAGCACTTTCACTGGTTTTGATTTACGAGCATCATGAACATTCATTGTGACACTCTGAATGGTGTAGCTACCTGTGCATTTAACAATGATACGATTGTCTGTGAACTTTGTCTCTGACTTCAGACTTTCGAGCTTCATTCGACTATATGGGACTTCAGGTGAGCTACATGCAACACAAGGCTCACTCTCAAGATAATAACCATCAAATTCAACCAAACCACTCAATGTGTTGTAGATGCGTGAATTTGGATGGTTAGCCAGAAGTTCATTCTGCGAATGAAGCGTCTCAAAGATGCATTTAATTACATCAGAGGTTAAGCATCTGTCAATGATTTCACCATTTTGTTGCTTTAAGGTGTTGTCTGGTGTTTTTCCAAGCAACGAAGCGAGAAGTTCAGTATATTCAATGATGTTCTGACCATACAATGGTAAGTGTTTCACTTTTTGCAAAAGAACCGTTAGCATAGTCTCCTTGAATAACTGCTTACCATGGTACCAGGCACCAAGAAGAACAAACTTGGCTTCCCGACGCACAGTACTTGAATTCCATTCCAATAGAAATGTGTCAACAAACTGCCTCAGGCAGTCATCACCACGGTCCGTAAAGACAGTCAGTGCCTGTTCCATATCCATGTATGATTTCTCCAATGTAGATTCACTTCCTTCTtcacttttcttctttttcttagaGTCAAGCGATTGTTCCCCAAACTTATTCGAACTCATTCCTCCGTCTCCACCTTCAGCCTTCTGTGAGGAGTGATTAATATCCTTACCAGTGTAAAATGCCAAATTCAAAAGTTTCAGGGACTGGATAATGCATTCTTCACCAAAAAAGAAAACTCCATTCATGAGGAAGGATAAGACACCTGCATGCCTCAAGCAATACTTCTGCCAGTTTCTAGGTCTTGCTGCAGATACATCAGCAATTGTTAAAAGGCACTTCACCATTTTGACGTTTCTTTCATAAGAAATGGTTCCCTGGAATCCACCAGATTTACTAATGTGTTTATTGAGCTTACTAATTTCAGTAGAAAATTGCCAGGTATCTCGTACACTGTAATAGTGTGTCTTGCTACCGCAAACATGCAAAAACAGCCGCCTAGCATACCTCCTTATGAAAGTTGTATGTGGATTGTTGATGTAACTGCAAAGGACATCTTGATAAGCATCAAGCTTCAAATCCCTACCAGAAGGAATCTTGTGCGTCTTCTCTTTCTCCCCACCTTTATCGTGCTTTTCAGGTCGAACTAAACAGTAAACCAACCGAAAAGTATTCTCGAGCAATAGACGGTGGTAGTCAGCAAAAATATCTGAACAGTGTGATTTGGCATATGAATCTGAGAAGAATGGTGAAAAATTCCCAGCAGGGAGCTCTCTTCTGATTGTTAACAGTGCACCACAGCCAGGACCAGTATTTGATCCTTGAGTTTCAGCACTTACAGAGGGAGACTTAAAGACGTGCACAAGCTGCTGCAGTATGTCCATGAGATAATTAATAAAGACCTGTTGCCTAAGAAAGCTGCACGCTCTATGCAGAGAAGATGTGAAGTCACTTTTCTCTAGGCCGTCAGAAGTAGATGAACTTGATAATGATACGGAAGATAAGATCTGGATGGTCGTCTTGTCCTGGGAATCTGTTTCCCCACCAGATTTTGATACAGTAACATCACCCCCCGGTTGGTTCCAGTTACGCAGCATAAGGGTGAAGAACATAAAAATAAGTATCATCACTTCCCCAAAAGATGAACGTGTCCGGGCTTCAAATGGTTTATCCATTTTAATCTCATCTATGAACCACTTTATTAGCTTCTCCAAATTTAAGCTCTCAACCTCCACACTACCAGTAAAAGGACCACCAATAGCTGAGGACAATCTGTAAAATATCTGCATCACAGGAATAGCTTGAACTCCAGAAGTACTCTCTGTCCATCCTTTTAGTTGTCCAAGGAGCTCAGAGAGAAGTAAAGAATTGACAGCCCTTTTAGATGCAGATATGGTAACAGAGTCAACCGTTGAGTACTCCCCTGACTCATTCGGCTCCAACTCATGAATTGATGGATCTGAATCATGTATGTTGACATCAGCAGCAACTGGCAACATATTAGCGTCACTTAAATCATCCGTGGGCAGGTGAACTTCATTACCGTCCCCACTGAATGTCTCTACTTCAATTGAAATTGCAGTCATTCGATGATCTCTAGAATGTGGTTGAGCAAGTCTCTCTGCATCTAGCACTTCATAACATGCTTCACATAAATCAAAATCAGGACAAACAGTACAATGCCATCTGCGCCTCAATATAGGAACGGTTGAGCAACCATCACAGCAGTATTGCACAGAAGAAATAATGGAATCTTCTTCTACCATAATTGGATTAGTTCCACTAGTAGCATTTATAGCATCTGCAGGAAGAGAAACAGATGTTGCATTCTCCATGGCATCATCAGCACCTAACATTGTCTGCTTTGGAAAAGGGACCTGAAGCAGTCTAGAAGATATAGCCAAGCTGAAAAGGGAGTAGCAAATGTAAGTGCATGGGCAGTATACGAAGGTTAAGTCAGTTCACAAATCACAACTTTCATTATAAATGTACCTGCTGGCGCTTTGAACAGCCTCATTAGTAGAGAAAAGAAACTTTTTAAATAAAGTAACAGCAGGGGCTACAGATGGCAATCCTGAATCTTTTCCATGTAATGTCAGGCACTCCGCAAAACAATAGATAAGTTCCACAGACGAGATGACAATGTTGTTCATAGTTTGTGAGTTTGGCTGTTCTACATCCAAAATTCCCCACAGCACTTGCATAAGCCCATCAACTACGTCAGAACCTACACAATAAGCAATGCTTCTTATATATGATTTAACCGGGAGCAACTAAAATCATCTCCATACACAATGAAATACCCTCCTTATTATAAAATGAACTTGTGAAAGCACAGTGAGTAGATAATCTAGTAACGAAATTATTGCATGTATCTAGTATGGCGATTAAACATTACCATTACTCTCAAGAAAATTTGCTAAGTTTGAGCGCCGATGCAGTGCAATCTTGGAAACTGCTCGCATCTGCGCTGTAAACTCCTCAATAATCCACCCTGCAGCAAGCTCCCCCATTCCCAACTTCGACAAGAGTGTGGCTATAGACTTTACCACTCCACTAAGACGCATGTTGTCCTTCACCTGAACAGAGTATCCAGAGCCAACATAaatcaaatgaataaaaaacCTCACATAAAACGAAGATTGGTGAAAAATGAATAGATAAGCAAGTATCACATCAGATATCAGAAATTACTTGGTAATAGATCTCTCTTCTGGGAAAGACAGCCTGCAGAACCCGGCTGGCAGCAGTCTGTAACAAAGGCTCCCTATCGCTCTCGAATATTGTTTCCAGTACTTGCATACATTTAAGGTGGCTTCCCTCCACTTTATTATCTTCAATCTTCGGGGATCCCTGAGGTTTCCCAGACATATAGATCCTAGATAGGAGTTTAAGTCCGTCAGCTACCACTTGCTCCTGTATAGAAGAAGATTGCATAGCCGGAGACTTTCTGGCTGAACCTATGGACCACGAATTACCACCAAGCACCCGAGCTTCCATATCCAAAATGGTATCCATCTTCtctttccaaccaaattcatcTTTCGCTCGGCCATATACTTCTAAAGAGTCTATTCTTGGCAAAGCAGATCCACTAAAGGTTCGACCAATAGATATTGTAAATTCTTCATCAGCTAGAAGTGATTCAGCAACAGTGAAGGGAACATCATACCAGGAGCGCATTCCTTCATCCAGTTTTATGACTCTCTGAAATATAGTAATTTCAGAAGGAATGTGGCTTCCTGATGTGTTACCAACGTGCAAGCGAAAACCAACCATGACAGTGTCAGGATTTGAATTGGACACTGTTATCTAAAGAACCAAGAAAGGTATtgttaaataattgaaaatataagCTACAATACAACTAGTTGCCATACACTGCAAAATAAATGTCCATGTCATAGTTcaccacaacaacaaatatatactAAGCCCCATTCATTTTATTAATCTTCCCGAGCTTTGACACacaaattaatagaaaaaaaatggcCCCAATTAACCTTAATTAATGAGGAGAAGAATGTGAAAAAACTATGACATTTGGGAATCAATATACTTTGAGCTAATTAATGAGGAGTTGAACGGATAGGGGTAATTTTAGTTTAAAAGGAGAAAAGAACAACTGAGATGCAAAGAACTGaaaactaaaaaacaactaTCAGCATGGGAGAGAGTAAAATGAAAAATGCACAGCTTCTTCAGCAGTAGATCAAGTTAGATTAATCATACAATGAAATCCTATATTTCAAATAACTACACCACATAAAATGTAAAtccattatcatttttattctttctaggaaatattttcacataattcTACCATTAGAAGTTATTGTAAGAGCACATTCCATTCTGATAGCCCGTACACTGTTCCTAATGAATGCAAGTGGGTAGCCAGAAATTAATGCAGATCAACTCAAAAGGAGTAAACTACGTTTATTGATCAACTGCATCATGTTAACAAGTGCACGCATGAATAGATGAACATTATGTATGATCTACAGTGAGGGAAGTCAGATCGCGACAGAAGCAAACTTGTGTAGCAAGAAAATGGAGACCTGTAGATATGCTTTAATCCAATCAAAACAATGAAGTAACATTACCTTGAATCCAGCAGGGTTAGGCCCCTCCAGAAATCCATCTTCAGATGCTAAAGTTTGCTTTGCACCCTCAGAATCACTATTCCTAATGGCATCACCAGTAAATTTCACATCTTGTGTAATGCAGACAGTTTTCTCAAAGAAATCAAGTGAAAATTCTGGTTTTGCACCCCCATAAGCTTTGTTTTTCAAAATACCAGAACCCAATTTCTTAACCTTATCTGACATCAAATTTACACCGGTCTCCACCCCAGCAGGGATGTGGGAGTATATCTGAAGACTTCCATCTTCATGCAGAAGAAGACAATGGATTTTGTCTTTTGTTAAAGGCCTATCAGCAGTAACTCCAACCAAAGGAGAAGTTGAACCCCCGGTGTGCCGCAAATTCTGTGCAAGCACTTCATGTTGTCCCAAAGAGATAGCAAGTATCCCATTGGATTTTAGATTAGAATAGCACACAAATAGCCCACTACCACCCAGTAACTCTTTCCAACGATGCAAACCAGCAGGCTGGAGCTTACCATCAATGTCATTCTCATGCACTGCAGATGTCTCTATCACAGATGTTACATCTGGATTAAAGCTGCCAATTATGGAACTCCCATCTTGATATGACAGAAAGAGCAATTTGTGAGTAGGTGAAAAATACAGTGAGGAGCCCTTTCCAGTTTCAGTTCTGCCCTCTACTTGAATGATTTCCTTTAAAGGCCTGCTACTGACATTTGCTTTTGCTGACAATTCCAACCTATACAAGTTTCCAGACTCTGAAAGGACAATGAGAAACATTCTACAGCAGGAAGCCACCAAAAGGGCTGCATCAACAATTGTATCGTCAGGCAATGTGATATAGTGTACAGGACTGATATTGTCTTGAGAGAGATCATAAATTTTTATGAATCTGTTTGTCACCACCATCAGCTGAACCTGGGAACTGGGAACCCATTCAACACGTCTGATATATGCACCTTGTAGAGCAAGCTCAATCGCTAATCGATCAATCACCTCACCTCGATGATTGACGGTAAGGACCTGACAATCTTCATAGCCAGCTACAACCAGATAATTCTCAACAAGTGCATTGAAAAGAAGATGAACGATCTCAAATCGAACAACATTTTTAGAAAGAGGCTTCACATTAGCCTTATCTGCTGTCACAGGAGCAATAGTAGCTTGCCCAATTAATTGCCCAACATCAAATAGGGCTACTTTATCACCTTCACCAACAGCTAGTCGACCTCGGCCACTGACACTAAGTAATGATTTGACTAGAGATCCACTTGTCAGATGGGATTTGAGCTCCTTTGCATTCGAATAATCTGCTTTTATCTTCAAGTCTAGTGAACCGCTTTTGTATGCCTTCTTCAATTGTAAGAGGTCGTTACTGTAGTGGGGCACTTCCACTTTTGCTAAAGAAACTTTTTTATCTCTTATCATGTTGGAGTCTCTGTTTCCAGTAATGTAAGGTAAGAATGATGAGCAAACCCCTAATATACGACTTTCAACCTCCAGTTCATCAAGCAGCAGCGGCATCCTTTCCTGGACTTCAATTGGAAGAGATAACCTGGTAGAGGAATCTAGGTCTATCAGCGAATCCTCATCAACATCTGAACCACTGTCAGGAAGCTGATCACCATTCTCtgaaagagaaagaaatgaCTGAAAATTACCAGCACTACGTTCAGGTGCACCACTATTACTTCCAGTAAATTTTCGAGGCTTCAAGCACTGACAACTGCTACCTCGAACACCTCCTGCACCACAGTCACAGAAAAACCTACTAGAGCGGGAGTACACAACACGATGACCACGATGACAAACTTTTGCACAGACGGAGCAGCAGCCTTTCGAGACTGTAAGATCACACGTGTAACAGAAGTACCAGTGCTGTTCCATAAAGTTGCTGCCACTAGAAGTGAAGGTGCAAACTTTAGATGCAAGCGCTCTCTCAGTGTTActatcctcctcctcatccctATCAATGCTACCTAACTCACCATCTGAGGTCCCATCATCTTCATCGTCGTCAACTGAAGTTGCATCACAGTCAACAGATGCTGGAGCTCGATTAGCAGATGGAACCAAATCATCAGCATTTTTCCTTGAACAAAGAGTTCCAGAAGACAAAGTCCCTAAACCTGAACTACATCTAGAAAGGGATTTCCCAGAGGACTTCTCCAAGGTGCAAGTGGGAGACCCACAATCACTGGTGATCATTGTAAGGAATCCAAAAAGATACTTCAGTCCTTGAATCAGGCGCTCATCATCAGCCAGTTTCTCCATCAACTCAATAGTTCTCTGCAGCAGTGACTTAATCAACAATTCCCCTTTGGAGAGCAGAATGATAAAATTGTAATAACTTTTAGCTATATTGAAATCATATAGAGAAAATGCACTCTCCAGAGGAACTAGCAAGGCTTGATGTAGATGGATCTGTGCTTCCTGCAGCTTGGATTCACTAGTGGGAGACACAAGACTCGTCAGAAAGTTCATGGTTGATTCTCTTAACGAAACTGAACCTCCTTTTGTAGTGTTAACACTAGGTATTTCTGCAAGAGATCCCAGTAACCTCATCTCTAGCCACTTTGATAGAGAAATCAAATCCATGCCAATAAACTTCATCTGCAACTTCACTTTGACTTCAGGGTAATCACCAGACAAAAGATCTGTAAAGAAATTGAGCACCCTCATATTTACAGATTCAGAAATGCAGTGATCTAGAGCATCAAACAGAACCAATATATCTCCACGTTGGGACTCCTGGAAGTTCTTATTTTCAGAAGTATCCTgcatagagagaaaaaatttgaaaatactgCTCCTTGAAGGATCTCCCTTTAGGCTGTTGGCCATATTAACCATCTTCACCACTATGTATTCATGGATACTTCTATCAAagtctttttctttatttatactTCGCAGAAATTCTTCCATGCGCTTCATAATGAATAAATTGATGTAGTCTGGAGCATCAGGACCCATTTTCAAGGCTTGGCAAATGTGATCAAATTTACCCTCAAGACTTTGAAAAACCTTGTCACACTTCATCGACAAGACTGATTCAAGAATTTCATTGATCACCTCATTTTCCTCCAAATCAGCTCCTCTTGAAACTGTTATATCAAGTAGTCCGTCAAGACTAACAATAATTCCTTTCATGTTGAGGATACATGAAGACAGAATTTCTGTTGGAAGTTGAAGATGCAGGGGAAATCCATGGAGTGCAACTTCCCAGAATATTTTAGATCGAATTCCCAGAGCAAGTTTTTCAACAATTTTACTTAACCTCGACGGAAGCTCATAAAGAGAGTCGAGAAGGCATGGTTTGGTGCCCAACTTTTGGGGAAATTCATCCTGCATGTTGTTATCTAAACCAGCATATTCAAGAAGCAGAAGAGGGAAAAAATTAACAGAAGAGTGAAGCCCATTTTGGAACATTGAAGCTAAAGCCATCTGATAAACCCATAAGTATCTCTTCAGTAAAGATGACAATACTCTGAATAGCATCGCAATTTGATCAGCAGTGAAAGATTTGTAGACAAATTGTTTAGTCAACCCGAGAAACTCAGCATCCAGATCAGTGATATCTGGTTGATTAGCTGCCTCTAGTTGGTGTGAATTTCCATTGTTGAGTCCCTTGGTGCTAGTAGAAAGCATGGATAGTACAAAAGAAATCCAGGATCCAGTCCTGAAGAAGTCCCACCCGAGTTCCTCGAAATCATCCCGCATAAGTGAACCATGCAACTGCTGAAGCAAATTTAACAGAACACCTGGGATGGTGCTGTAGTCATTGCTAGGGTGGGACTGACCTAATATAAAATGACTGGTAAAATGAAAGTTCTCCATATCTAAGACATCAAGAACCTTGACACCACTGAACGGAACTTGCATACGTTTCAGAGACAATCCCTCAGTTGGACTTGGAATATCCCAGCAAAGCACAAAAAGATATCGCTCAAGAATAAGCTCATCAGCACTGGCAGCCTTTTTACCATTCCAAAGTCTAAGAATCTGTGAGAAAGTGGCAATTGTATTTTCCCAACTCAAACCAAACCCTTCCACTGCTGGAA from Salvia splendens isolate huo1 chromosome 15, SspV2, whole genome shotgun sequence encodes the following:
- the LOC121767656 gene encoding auxin transport protein BIG-like, which codes for MAEEIAALVVALSSDDFSQRLRSDASASVLRVGFQKLYSILRQSVRPVDFDSSGDAGKGGGKLGLEVWEQTRIHALACVSIAVVKAIRSLSVEQVEPVVVAVVQQSIEFALCYLEKWIGKSDDSTLQNTMLQLLELLLADGVQKESDISLSCPTSIPVDLLPSSVNKDDDVLWQDNVKCMLQGSICSLEKEADNDLLIQFISESIQVDPVNPVAQYIPSNANKLTSLSQHWAVIHLRCNHRLILLCKEVVELPVSSDEKQTSLNLRRKFSTCLRILNLLGSVTKSHPILYSDNLLLHSAASFIDILPILFRTGFEFVNANTVVESSYESLAAHILEEFLRVMQATFCKNFVFQNIQACVAASVMQNLGCDVWRFDKYLPSHKPPLAYFPRVVIFVLKLISDIKDQALHFIELDDAGLPDSQLGLNSPSCHVGSEKVILLKKHTKVDLLEILFPSSVQWLDNVMHLLFFLHSESTKLEPLLERSCSNGTKASTTCEVESVACHEDEALFGDLFSEGVRSVSSADACEQSNATHSSVPGFSNMPFQAATELLSFLKNCVFSPQSHPRMYQNAIKELNGNHIDILLSILNCQVYYPEERTCDNNLIVHEEKKFGTVHLYCFELLQKLVLLQAFPESLEESVVDKILTVENGAHLYNDLMLALLAHILVCREGSSGSRLRTKIYQLFFKFIHQKAKTICSTSSDLKDIVETLPSLFHIEIMLMAFHLSSDEEKGVLANQILSSFKAIDIPSTTSDSMQLSCWFLLVSRLVLVLRHMMYHPRACPSLLLLDFRTKLRGSSVLSTPGSTNYWSSWPATALEDIMNSSGTQANMTLLNQLIDIAPLPASLCRDFPAVEGFGLSWENTIATFSQILRLWNGKKAASADELILERYLFVLCWDIPSPTEGLSLKRMQVPFSGVKVLDVLDMENFHFTSHFILGQSHPSNDYSTIPGVLLNLLQQLHGSLMRDDFEELGWDFFRTGSWISFVLSMLSTSTKGLNNGNSHQLEAANQPDITDLDAEFLGLTKQFVYKSFTADQIAMLFRVLSSLLKRYLWVYQMALASMFQNGLHSSVNFFPLLLLEYAGLDNNMQDEFPQKLGTKPCLLDSLYELPSRLSKIVEKLALGIRSKIFWEVALHGFPLHLQLPTEILSSCILNMKGIIVSLDGLLDITVSRGADLEENEVINEILESVLSMKCDKVFQSLEGKFDHICQALKMGPDAPDYINLFIMKRMEEFLRSINKEKDFDRSIHEYIVVKMVNMANSLKGDPSRSSIFKFFLSMQDTSENKNFQESQRGDILVLFDALDHCISESVNMRVLNFFTDLLSGDYPEVKVKLQMKFIGMDLISLSKWLEMRLLGSLAEIPSVNTTKGGSVSLRESTMNFLTSLVSPTSESKLQEAQIHLHQALLVPLESAFSLYDFNIAKSYYNFIILLSKGELLIKSLLQRTIELMEKLADDERLIQGLKYLFGFLTMITSDCGSPTCTLEKSSGKSLSRCSSGLGTLSSGTLCSRKNADDLVPSANRAPASVDCDATSVDDDEDDGTSDGELGSIDRDEEEDSNTERALASKVCTFTSSGSNFMEQHWYFCYTCDLTVSKGCCSVCAKVCHRGHRVVYSRSSRFFCDCGAGGVRGSSCQCLKPRKFTGSNSGAPERSAGNFQSFLSLSENGDQLPDSGSDVDEDSLIDLDSSTRLSLPIEVQERMPLLLDELEVESRILGVCSSFLPYITGNRDSNMIRDKKVSLAKVEVPHYSNDLLQLKKAYKSGSLDLKIKADYSNAKELKSHLTSGSLVKSLLSVSGRGRLAVGEGDKVALFDVGQLIGQATIAPVTADKANVKPLSKNVVRFEIVHLLFNALVENYLVVAGYEDCQVLTVNHRGEVIDRLAIELALQGAYIRRVEWVPSSQVQLMVVTNRFIKIYDLSQDNISPVHYITLPDDTIVDAALLVASCCRMFLIVLSESGNLYRLELSAKANVSSRPLKEIIQVEGRTETGKGSSLYFSPTHKLLFLSYQDGSSIIGSFNPDVTSVIETSAVHENDIDGKLQPAGLHRWKELLGGSGLFVCYSNLKSNGILAISLGQHEVLAQNLRHTGGSTSPLVGVTADRPLTKDKIHCLLLHEDGSLQIYSHIPAGVETGVNLMSDKVKKLGSGILKNKAYGGAKPEFSLDFFEKTVCITQDVKFTGDAIRNSDSEGAKQTLASEDGFLEGPNPAGFKITVSNSNPDTVMVGFRLHVGNTSGSHIPSEITIFQRVIKLDEGMRSWYDVPFTVAESLLADEEFTISIGRTFSGSALPRIDSLEVYGRAKDEFGWKEKMDTILDMEARVLGGNSWSIGSARKSPAMQSSSIQEQVVADGLKLLSRIYMSGKPQGSPKIEDNKVEGSHLKCMQVLETIFESDREPLLQTAASRVLQAVFPRREIYYQVKDNMRLSGVVKSIATLLSKLGMGELAAGWIIEEFTAQMRAVSKIALHRRSNLANFLESNGSDVVDGLMQVLWGILDVEQPNSQTMNNIVISSVELIYCFAECLTLHGKDSGLPSVAPAVTLFKKFLFSTNEAVQSASSLAISSRLLQVPFPKQTMLGADDAMENATSVSLPADAINATSGTNPIMVEEDSIISSVQYCCDGCSTVPILRRRWHCTVCPDFDLCEACYEVLDAERLAQPHSRDHRMTAISIEVETFSGDGNEVHLPTDDLSDANMLPVAADVNIHDSDPSIHELEPNESGEYSTVDSVTISASKRAVNSLLLSELLGQLKGWTESTSGVQAIPVMQIFYRLSSAIGGPFTGSVEVESLNLEKLIKWFIDEIKMDKPFEARTRSSFGEVMILIFMFFTLMLRNWNQPGGDVTVSKSGGETDSQDKTTIQILSSVSLSSSSTSDGLEKSDFTSSLHRACSFLRQQVFINYLMDILQQLVHVFKSPSVSAETQGSNTGPGCGALLTIRRELPAGNFSPFFSDSYAKSHCSDIFADYHRLLLENTFRLVYCLVRPEKHDKGGEKEKTHKIPSGRDLKLDAYQDVLCSYINNPHTTFIRRYARRLFLHVCGSKTHYYSVRDTWQFSTEISKLNKHISKSGGFQGTISYERNVKMVKCLLTIADVSAARPRNWQKYCLRHAGVLSFLMNGVFFFGEECIIQSLKLLNLAFYTGKDINHSSQKAEGGDGGMSSNKFGEQSLDSKKKKKSEEGSESTLEKSYMDMEQALTVFTDRGDDCLRQFVDTFLLEWNSSTVRREAKFVLLGAWYHGKQLFKETMLTVLLQKVKHLPLYGQNIIEYTELLASLLGKTPDNTLKQQNGEIIDRCLTSDVIKCIFETLHSQNELLANHPNSRIYNTLSGLVEFDGYYLESEPCVACSSPEVPYSRMKLESLKSETKFTDNRIIVKCTGSYTIQSVTMNVHDARKSKPVKVLNLYYNNRPVADLSELKNNWSLWKRAKVCHLAFNQTELKMDFPVPITACNFMIELDSFYENLQALSLEPLQCPRCSRPVTDKHGICGNCHENAYQCRQCRNINYENLDSFLCNECGFSKYGRFEFNFMAKPSFTFDSMENDDDMKRGLTAIESESENSHRRYQQLLGFKKPLLKIVSSIGENEMDSQQKDSVQQMMVSLPGPSCKINRKIALLGVLYGEKCKAAFDSVSKSVQTLQGLRRVLMNYLHQKNADNHAAASRFVVLRSPNSCYGCASTFVTQCLEILQVLSKHPSSKKQLVASGILRELFENNIHQGPKTARVQARAALCAFSEGDANAVAELNGLLQKKVVYCLEHHHSIDIAMTTREELMLLSDVCFLADEFWESRLRIVFQLLFKSIKLGAKHPAISEHVILPCLKIILHACTPPKPDSVDKEPVSGKPTSLLPVKNENNSYESGSSAVVNANRSVSEPSEKNWDGSSKTQDMQLLSYSEWEKGASYLDFVRRQYKVSQAVRVGQKSRPQRCDYLAMKYGLRWKRRSCKAAQSEIKLFELGSWVTELILSDCSQSIRSEMCMLVNLLCGQSSSRQFRLLNLLMSLLPDTLSASENAAEYFELLFKMIDSDDARIFLTVRGCLSTICKLIMREVSNVESLERSLRIDISQGFILHKLIELLGKFLEVPNIRSRFMQEKLLSDVLEALIVIRGLIVQKTKLISDCNRLLKDLLDSLLLESNENKRHFIQACIGGLQVHGEDKKRRTSMFILEQLCNLICPTKPEPVYLLILNKAHTQEEFIRGSMTKNPYSSAEIGPLMRDVKNKICHQLDLLGLIEDDYGMELLVAGNIISLDLSVPQVYEQVWKKSNSQTLAAASGTGFLSVNATTTTRDCPPMTVTYRLQGLDGEATEPMIKEVDEDREESQDPEVEFAITSAVRECGGLEILLSMVQRLRDDLKSNQEQLIAVLNLLMLCCKTRDNRRKLLSLGALGLLLETARRAFWVDAMEPAEGILLIVESLTLEANASDNISVTPGVFTVSSEDAGNSEQAKKIVLMFLERLSHPSGLKKSSKQQRNTEMVARILPYLTYGEPAAMEVLIQHFEPHLQNWSEFDQLQKQFEDNPKDEKIAQQAAKQKFALENFIRVSESLKTSSCGERLKDIILERGITRVAVTHLKVCFACVAQAGFKSTEDWAAKLTLPSVPFILSMLRGLSMGHMGTQRCIDEEGVLPLLHALESVSGENEIGAKAENLLDTLTDKEGTDNGFLAEKVCQLRHATRDEMRRLAQKKREQLLQGLGMWQVTSDGGERIVVAQPVLEGFEDVEDEEDGLACIVCREGYRLRPTDLLGVYTYSKRVNLGGGTSGSARGDCVYTTVSHFNIIHFQCHQEAKRADAGLRTPKKEWDGAALRNNETLCNNLFPLRGPSVPTGQYLRYVDQYWDYLTALGRADGSRLRLLTNDIVLMLARFATGASFSTDCRGGGKDSNSKFLPFMIQMAWHLLDHDSSQRNNLAKSISTYLSSTISPGTQQPSSGTEETVQFMMVSSLLSESYESWLQHRRAFLQRGIYHAYMQRQGRSPQRRAESGDGSGSDELFSNIQPMLVYTGLIEQLQRYLKVRKSSTVQTRGAGGEDQTTWEVVMKERLSNVKDMVAFSKELLSWLDDITSASDLQESFDIMDALSDVLASGYTRCEDFVNASINLGK